One Bufo gargarizans isolate SCDJY-AF-19 chromosome 4, ASM1485885v1, whole genome shotgun sequence DNA window includes the following coding sequences:
- the LOC122935137 gene encoding translation initiation factor IF-2-like has protein sequence MRDRYKKDYNEEVKRPSGSGGSQKRPYRYAAALGFLRRTLQLRSTSSSTRAQQAPREVLPESGAQEAVPEEPPTAGPSRPTPTAGRDLNVPLPVPSGDATMATMAPLFEALMRRQRTGRSRQADYEDLTRLVYESLMGYTNRIAALEEQVRRLQEGAVHTSQLGPVHHYWYSLLPVMERFTPDQLFEARRQVDSVLWQVQHRPTSYPPSMPYPPSMPYPPSMPYPPSQPQQPPTQTTYPPFLPPHPPSQPPHSTEHFSHHFSPSPPQYFPTSSFNTPSTLARSTPSPAPPSRLNTPSVVLATTHTFMSTGAQERGGPTSVETSTTQPSTPTTPTGPTYRHL, from the exons ATGAGGGACCGCTATAAGAAGGACTACAACGAGGAGGTCAAGCGCCCGAGTGGttcaggaggaagccaaaagcGGCCGTACCGTTATGCGGCCGCATTAGGTTTTCTTAGGAGAACCCTACAGCTGCGAAG CACATCTAGCAGTACTCGGGCGCAACAAGCTCCTCGTGAAGTCCTTCCAGAGTCCGGAGCTCAAGAGGCGGTCCCCGAAGAGCCGCCCACCGCGGGTCCCTCACGTCCTACTCCAACAGCTGGTCGGGACCTCAATGTTCCCCTACCTGTGCCCTCTGGCGACGCAACAATGGCCACAATGGCACCACTTTTTGAGGCATTGATGCGTCGCCAGAGGACCGGTAGGAGCCGTCAGGCGGACTACGAGGATCTCACAAGGCTCGTTTACGAGTCCTTGATGGGATATACCAATAGGATTGCCGCTTTGGAGGAACAAGTGCGACGTCTGCAGGAGGGGGCGGTGCATACGTCGCAATTGGGTCCTGTGCATCACTATTGGTATTCGTTGCTCCCCGTGATGGAACGATTTACGCCCGACCAGTTGTTTGAGGCCCGAAGACAGGTGGACAGTGTCTTGTGGCAAGttcagcaccgccccacatcctatcccccatccatgccctatcccccatccatgccctatcccccatccatgccctatcccccatcaCAACCTCAACAACCCCCTACCCAAACTACCTACCCACCTTTCCTACCTCCTCATCCCCCATCCCAGCCTCCACATTCCACCGAGCacttttctcaccacttttctccttctcctcctcaataTTTTCCAACTAGCAGTTTCAACACTCCTTCTACTCTGGCTCGGTCAACTCCTTCTCCCGCTCCCCCATCCAGATTGAATACTCCCTCTGTTGTGCTTGCCACAACACACACTTTTATGTCCACAGGGGCACAGGAACGAGGGGGACCAACCAGTGTTGAAACCTCCACCACCCAACCTTCTACTCCCACCACTCCCACCGGTCCTACTTACAGGCATTTGtag